The Streptomyces sp. NBC_01275 genome has a segment encoding these proteins:
- a CDS encoding phosphoribosyltransferase has translation MPELSEEVKERLVFRAARDRASRMVSWAAVQRDVDALAEAIHSAGVVPTALIGIFQGGWLVAQCLADHFPGAPVLGCLARQGDDEARVVLFGATDGLHTEVVPEPGSTALLVDEVVDSGRTAGFYLERLRDDFGVHAHLVCLAADTAARPAPDFAAQRMDSLPALVLPWRVLRDFEQTAACLLRAEPMTTSQIDERLREFGHDIAPRVLDARLRSLAARGLVRLGDDGTWSRGGA, from the coding sequence ATGCCTGAACTGAGCGAAGAGGTCAAGGAACGTCTCGTCTTCCGCGCCGCCCGCGATCGCGCGTCGCGCATGGTGTCCTGGGCCGCCGTGCAACGTGACGTCGATGCCCTGGCCGAGGCCATTCACTCGGCGGGCGTGGTGCCGACCGCGCTGATCGGCATCTTTCAGGGCGGATGGCTCGTCGCCCAGTGTCTGGCCGACCACTTCCCGGGCGCCCCGGTTCTGGGCTGCCTGGCGAGACAGGGAGACGACGAGGCGCGAGTGGTGCTCTTCGGGGCGACCGACGGCCTGCACACCGAGGTGGTGCCCGAGCCCGGCAGCACCGCCCTCCTCGTCGACGAGGTGGTCGACTCCGGTCGTACCGCGGGTTTCTATCTGGAGCGTCTGCGCGACGACTTCGGGGTCCACGCGCATCTGGTGTGTCTGGCCGCCGACACCGCCGCCCGGCCCGCTCCGGACTTCGCGGCACAGCGGATGGACTCGCTTCCTGCGTTGGTCCTGCCCTGGCGGGTGCTGCGGGACTTCGAGCAGACGGCGGCGTGTCTGCTGCGTGCCGAACCCATGACCACTTCTCAGATTGACGAGAGACTACGTGAATTCGGACATGACATCGCCCCTCGGGTCCTCGACGCCCGACTGCGTTCCCTCGCGGCCCGGGGACTGGTCAGGCTCGGCGACGACGGAACCTGGAGCCGGGGCGGCGCTTGA
- a CDS encoding methyltransferase domain-containing protein, with translation MEFEVIHRDILPGVLEPGSRILDVGSGPGRHAVALAARGHRLALADLSAACLAEARRRFDEAGLTDRLLDVQHTSATDLSVQPGAFDAVLLFGPLYHLVDDAAAAECMRRAVAALRPGGHLFATFLTRTSIVRDLLKRGRFAEIQALIDNGYLTQGRYRPLSEQSRADYMPPVRTHGLAEAERLVRDAGLETVDVHSLEGAAGWMRPYIDEVGADDASFRELSAVVRATARLPELIEAGDHFVITARRPGAGTGDGAARVARPAAEGRHGVRTSSSGAVTGRHRTLVAAEEGRICFAPSVVTHAGRRLIAMAVGAADDRVFTPIQHTDRAPEPWYTGGRNRIRVMPLSDQGSACQDEGVDIPVPPAVEDMTGASLVSVGDGLHLWFGARAAGGPWRIHHTVSADGGRTWSPPELALEQGPSGSGDCEHVLLPAVVHRRDGWWMWYAGRDGAHRRIHLARSADGTNWQRHGVAIELGTPGSADAYATDCPAVVSLPNGGFLALYGAGSSRSLAGAVSEDGLTWRKIGPVLHRGEHGAPDSRYAFYPALLHDGTGSATLLYAGEDHRSRWTILSAGVVDLALLAARPEPLSLSGTAADSVAFIREDVDESFLDVPEDCHGPAPVYRSRDGLIRQLRPSSTPVFAVRSPSGERDSVVVKLGRGRASVEREFDGLQGLTRHLPLPTAALHYQGEQAALVMEHLEGAPLSALAATDSDRFDGVLRAVVTGLADTASATLTPAADVEGGADHTLQSPEVVSEWLEGIGDALAPWRNHRLSLNGTLLDETLGDTVRKSRALIRRDPEWLVHSSGDVHLGNVHVAPDGERWWLLDLEFAGLHDLDRTVAGLLGSCLKHSGLITDARAEVGPGELSLTVGIRGDLGHRLLNTPYLLDLFAELPLDSGRVFAFLLPDLYFRLTATADGDAVPAFGLAALALGARMTRQGQGRGRGRGQR, from the coding sequence TTGGAGTTCGAGGTCATCCACCGCGACATCCTGCCCGGCGTACTGGAGCCGGGCAGCCGGATTCTGGACGTGGGGAGCGGCCCGGGGCGTCATGCCGTGGCGCTGGCCGCGCGGGGGCACCGCCTCGCGCTCGCCGATCTCTCGGCCGCGTGTCTCGCGGAGGCCCGTCGCCGTTTCGACGAGGCAGGGCTCACCGACCGGCTGCTGGACGTACAGCACACCAGCGCCACGGACCTGTCCGTCCAGCCCGGCGCATTCGACGCGGTTCTGCTCTTCGGCCCGCTCTACCACCTTGTGGACGACGCGGCGGCCGCCGAGTGCATGCGGCGCGCGGTGGCAGCGCTCCGTCCGGGAGGGCACCTGTTCGCGACGTTTCTGACCAGGACCTCGATCGTCCGGGATCTGCTCAAGCGGGGCCGGTTCGCGGAGATCCAGGCGCTGATCGACAACGGCTATCTCACTCAAGGACGTTACCGGCCTCTGTCGGAGCAGTCCCGTGCCGACTACATGCCGCCGGTGAGGACACATGGCTTGGCGGAGGCGGAGCGCCTGGTGCGCGACGCCGGCCTGGAGACCGTGGACGTGCACTCCCTCGAAGGCGCCGCGGGATGGATGCGTCCGTACATCGACGAGGTGGGCGCTGACGACGCGTCGTTCCGCGAGCTCAGCGCGGTGGTGCGGGCCACCGCGCGGCTGCCGGAGCTGATCGAGGCGGGGGATCATTTCGTGATCACCGCACGTCGCCCCGGTGCGGGGACCGGCGACGGAGCGGCCCGCGTGGCCAGGCCGGCGGCGGAGGGGCGACACGGCGTACGCACCTCTTCCAGCGGTGCGGTGACGGGACGTCACCGCACCCTGGTGGCGGCTGAGGAAGGCCGAATCTGTTTCGCGCCCTCCGTCGTGACGCACGCGGGTCGCCGGCTGATCGCCATGGCGGTCGGAGCGGCCGACGACCGGGTGTTCACACCGATCCAGCACACGGATCGCGCGCCGGAACCCTGGTACACGGGGGGACGCAACAGAATCCGTGTGATGCCTCTGTCGGATCAGGGCTCGGCCTGTCAGGACGAGGGCGTCGACATACCCGTGCCGCCGGCCGTCGAGGACATGACCGGCGCGAGTCTGGTGAGCGTCGGCGACGGCCTTCATCTCTGGTTCGGCGCCCGTGCCGCCGGAGGACCGTGGCGGATCCATCACACCGTGAGCGCCGACGGCGGTCGTACGTGGTCTCCTCCCGAACTCGCTCTGGAGCAGGGGCCCTCGGGGTCCGGCGACTGCGAGCACGTCCTGCTGCCGGCCGTGGTCCACAGGAGGGACGGCTGGTGGATGTGGTACGCGGGGCGCGACGGTGCTCACCGGCGCATTCATCTGGCCCGCTCCGCCGACGGGACGAACTGGCAGCGGCACGGTGTGGCGATCGAACTGGGCACGCCCGGAAGCGCCGACGCCTACGCGACCGACTGCCCGGCTGTCGTATCCCTGCCGAACGGCGGCTTTCTGGCGCTCTACGGGGCGGGCTCCTCCCGGTCGCTCGCCGGAGCGGTCTCGGAGGACGGCCTCACGTGGCGCAAGATCGGCCCGGTTCTGCACCGCGGCGAGCATGGCGCCCCGGACTCCCGGTACGCCTTCTACCCGGCGCTGCTGCACGACGGCACAGGCTCCGCCACTCTCCTGTACGCGGGTGAGGACCACAGGAGCCGGTGGACGATTCTCAGCGCGGGCGTGGTCGACCTCGCTCTTCTCGCCGCACGCCCGGAGCCGTTGTCACTCTCCGGGACAGCCGCCGACAGCGTCGCGTTCATTCGGGAGGACGTGGACGAATCGTTCCTGGACGTACCTGAGGACTGCCACGGCCCGGCCCCCGTCTACCGGTCCCGTGACGGGCTGATCCGCCAGTTGCGTCCCAGTTCGACTCCCGTCTTCGCCGTGCGCTCCCCGAGCGGTGAACGCGACAGCGTGGTCGTCAAGCTCGGCCGCGGCCGAGCCTCGGTGGAGCGGGAGTTCGACGGGCTGCAGGGACTGACGCGGCATCTGCCGCTCCCCACGGCGGCCCTGCACTATCAGGGCGAGCAGGCCGCTCTGGTCATGGAACACCTGGAAGGGGCACCGCTCTCGGCCCTCGCCGCCACGGACTCCGACCGTTTCGACGGCGTCCTGAGGGCGGTGGTCACCGGCCTCGCCGACACCGCGTCCGCGACGCTGACACCGGCGGCCGACGTCGAAGGCGGCGCCGACCACACGCTTCAGTCCCCCGAGGTGGTGAGCGAGTGGCTGGAGGGCATCGGCGACGCGCTGGCGCCCTGGCGGAACCACCGGCTCAGCCTCAACGGCACGCTGCTGGACGAAACGCTGGGCGACACCGTTCGGAAGTCCCGGGCCCTGATCCGTCGCGATCCCGAGTGGCTCGTCCACAGCAGCGGCGATGTGCACCTGGGCAACGTGCACGTCGCTCCCGACGGCGAGCGCTGGTGGCTGCTGGACCTGGAGTTCGCCGGACTGCACGATCTCGACCGCACGGTCGCCGGACTCCTCGGCTCATGTCTCAAGCACAGCGGTCTCATCACCGACGCACGAGCGGAAGTCGGGCCCGGCGAGTTGTCCCTGACCGTCGGCATCAGAGGCGATCTGGGGCATCGACTGCTGAACACGCCGTACTTGCTCGATCTCTTCGCGGAGCTGCCGCTGGACTCGGGGCGAGTGTTCGCGTTTCTGCTGCCCGACCTGTACTTCCGGCTGACCGCGACAGCCGACGGAGATGCCGTGCCGGCCTTCGGGCTGGCCGCCCTCGCCCTGGGCGCTCGGATGACACGCCAAGGACAAGGACGAGGACGAGGACGAGGACAGCGATGA
- a CDS encoding HAD family hydrolase, with protein sequence MTVAPAGIEAVLFDVDDTLVDTRGVWERALDTLCRNIVASVPGSDAEALADAYRVTSDALWGDYARALAPLGSVPAIRRHVWQRTLRARGVEVSSDRLGWIVAEFDALQRAEIRPDPQLPGLLSLLAERYRLAVCSNGEGEQTRMKLERAGVLQYFESVVCGIDEQVRKPDPELFARCCRSLGVQAERCLYIGDDWSNDVDAARRAGLRPLWIPTDPAALVPDGQRPPPRYRTVQACLRDLLRATDERSTPDRLRADRLLQKEIL encoded by the coding sequence ATGACAGTCGCGCCTGCCGGGATCGAGGCGGTGCTGTTCGATGTGGACGACACCCTCGTGGACACACGCGGTGTGTGGGAGCGGGCCCTCGACACCCTGTGCCGGAACATCGTGGCGTCGGTGCCCGGATCCGACGCAGAGGCGTTGGCGGACGCCTACCGCGTGACCTCCGACGCCCTGTGGGGCGACTACGCCCGTGCGCTCGCTCCGCTCGGTTCCGTCCCCGCCATCCGTCGCCATGTGTGGCAACGAACCCTGCGAGCCCGCGGGGTCGAGGTCTCGTCCGACCGGCTGGGGTGGATCGTGGCGGAGTTCGATGCCCTGCAGCGCGCTGAGATCCGGCCCGACCCGCAGCTCCCAGGGCTGCTGAGCCTCCTTGCCGAGCGATACCGGTTGGCGGTGTGCTCCAACGGCGAGGGCGAACAGACGCGCATGAAACTGGAGCGGGCCGGTGTGCTCCAGTACTTCGAGTCGGTCGTGTGCGGCATCGACGAGCAGGTGCGCAAACCGGATCCGGAGCTCTTCGCCCGCTGCTGCCGCTCCCTGGGCGTCCAGGCGGAACGTTGCCTCTACATCGGTGACGACTGGAGCAACGACGTCGACGCGGCCCGCCGGGCCGGACTTCGCCCGCTGTGGATCCCCACCGATCCTGCCGCACTCGTGCCTGACGGCCAGCGGCCGCCGCCGCGCTACCGCACGGTCCAGGCCTGTCTGCGCGACCTCCTGCGAGCCACCGACGAACGGTCCACGCCCGACCGCCTCCGTGCGGATCGACTCCTTCAGAAAGAGATCCTGTGA
- a CDS encoding phosphoribosyltransferase, producing MFRIPAAERSAATRMGIPQALLDQFPATTEGTALSRSSGYYAPRIGLRAAPELYDALRVIDRRSDRPAPALRRALVENLHNVYAAVAYTVWEHLTDQVRTSGVDEKVLDSLLEAGTRLSADLAGTAPRGWTEEPLPDLAPFSSLASLRVFRELDSQAKLHDELDFLLTHVIDEYPEITSVVVPLYGSFSLGLAARAILPVARPHRKLSVHLIRLGFHDLSTVDYKRTDGTIRSELVGPPEQRERLAADVHGAHVLVVDDNVGYGTTLRAARTLIGQLGGRALTRSVETAWHLYSRDGRHDVADAADLPSLRPNLHHRIQDRLIGHLLRGDADAYADDSAHAVRSTLHQQMRTSYDMALGLGTLAPRQLRAMRAELAHAVLNWREPPVPPAPVTLSGRRAA from the coding sequence GTGTTCCGCATACCGGCGGCGGAACGATCCGCCGCGACCCGCATGGGCATTCCGCAGGCGCTCCTCGACCAGTTCCCGGCGACGACCGAAGGAACCGCGCTGAGCCGGTCCTCCGGCTACTACGCACCCCGGATCGGCCTGCGCGCCGCACCGGAGCTGTACGACGCCCTGCGTGTCATCGACCGGCGGTCCGACCGACCCGCCCCCGCGCTTCGCCGTGCCCTCGTGGAGAACCTGCACAACGTCTACGCCGCCGTCGCCTACACCGTGTGGGAGCACCTGACCGACCAGGTGCGCACCTCCGGCGTGGACGAGAAGGTGCTGGACTCCCTCCTGGAAGCCGGCACGCGCCTGAGCGCCGACCTTGCCGGGACAGCGCCTCGCGGCTGGACCGAGGAGCCGCTGCCCGACCTCGCGCCCTTCTCGTCCCTCGCCTCCCTGCGGGTCTTCCGTGAACTGGACAGCCAGGCCAAGCTCCACGACGAGCTCGACTTCCTGCTCACCCATGTCATAGACGAGTACCCGGAGATCACCTCCGTGGTCGTTCCGCTGTACGGCTCGTTCTCCCTGGGGCTCGCGGCCCGCGCGATACTGCCGGTCGCGCGACCCCACCGGAAGCTTTCGGTCCACCTCATCCGCCTCGGTTTCCACGACCTGTCCACGGTGGACTACAAGAGGACCGACGGGACCATCCGCTCGGAACTCGTCGGTCCGCCGGAGCAGCGTGAGCGCCTCGCGGCCGACGTCCATGGCGCCCATGTGCTCGTCGTCGACGACAACGTGGGCTACGGAACGACGTTGCGGGCGGCCAGGACCCTGATCGGTCAGCTCGGCGGCAGGGCCCTCACGCGGAGCGTGGAAACCGCGTGGCACCTGTACAGCCGCGACGGCCGGCATGACGTCGCCGACGCCGCCGACCTGCCCAGTCTGCGTCCCAACCTGCACCACCGGATCCAGGACCGGCTCATCGGCCATCTGCTTCGAGGAGACGCCGACGCCTATGCCGACGACTCCGCCCACGCAGTGCGCTCCACTCTCCATCAGCAGATGAGGACTTCGTACGACATGGCGCTGGGCCTGGGCACGTTGGCGCCACGGCAGCTGCGGGCGATGCGCGCGGAACTCGCACACGCCGTACTGAACTGGCGCGAGCCCCCTGTTCCTCCCGCGCCCGTCACCTTGTCCGGCAGGAGAGCCGCATGA
- a CDS encoding HisA/HisF-related TIM barrel protein: MIGLLPDDRPTGLWRVNVDIRRGDVTARPGEPSDDLLGLLLEQGVPLALIDLDRSIDAVPETTLLERAARRYPGRLWLGGRLTASDPLARRLLDEGAQGLLMGSSGLFREGRVNRTELEALARFPAPERLMVSIDAIDDRVAINGFTTPTTLSVAHALDAVLQATGGRCPVLYTDTAAALRRRPPTWRHVEAIAASNPGCQFWYAGGLTQWAELRQAWSLGLGAVVGRAYLTPPLGLP; the protein is encoded by the coding sequence ATGATCGGGCTGCTTCCCGACGACCGTCCGACAGGGCTTTGGCGGGTCAACGTGGACATACGCCGAGGCGATGTGACCGCACGTCCCGGTGAACCGTCGGACGATCTCCTCGGCCTGCTCCTGGAACAGGGCGTCCCCCTGGCCCTCATCGACCTGGACCGGAGCATCGACGCGGTCCCCGAGACCACGCTGCTGGAACGGGCGGCCAGGCGGTACCCCGGCCGACTCTGGCTCGGGGGACGGCTCACCGCGTCGGATCCGCTGGCGCGCCGCCTTCTCGACGAAGGTGCGCAAGGCCTGTTGATGGGGTCTTCCGGGCTGTTCCGCGAGGGTCGCGTCAATCGCACCGAACTCGAAGCCCTGGCCCGTTTCCCCGCGCCCGAGCGCCTCATGGTGAGCATCGACGCCATCGACGACCGGGTGGCCATCAACGGGTTCACCACACCCACCACCCTGTCCGTGGCCCATGCCCTGGACGCCGTGCTCCAGGCCACCGGTGGGCGCTGCCCCGTGCTCTACACGGACACCGCTGCCGCCTTGCGGCGCCGGCCGCCCACCTGGCGCCACGTCGAGGCCATCGCCGCGTCCAACCCGGGGTGCCAGTTCTGGTACGCGGGCGGCCTGACGCAGTGGGCGGAACTGCGTCAGGCCTGGAGCCTGGGCCTGGGAGCCGTGGTGGGACGTGCGTATCTGACGCCGCCGCTCGGCCTGCCGTGA
- the hisF gene encoding imidazole glycerol phosphate synthase subunit HisF codes for MLTARLIACFDIVEGRVTKARRFQDNIDVGDAATIAESVYADGVDEVIFYDILASAHRRQADLRTIEAVARKVFVPLTVGGGIRSLEDMHAVLDAGAEKISLDSMAVRDPEIIAQGSKEFGRQCMVQSMQVKRVPVTPEIPSGYEVFIDGARVATGLDAVQWAKRGEELGAGEIVVNSIDQDGTHEGYELNITGTIARAVNLPVIASGGAGSSGHVAAAFKEASASAAIISSLLYSPRMERTVSVREVKADLTKAHDLTVRPCP; via the coding sequence GTGCTGACTGCGAGGCTGATCGCCTGCTTCGACATCGTCGAAGGCCGGGTCACCAAGGCCCGGAGGTTCCAGGACAACATCGACGTGGGAGACGCCGCCACGATCGCCGAATCGGTGTACGCCGACGGCGTCGACGAGGTGATCTTCTACGACATTCTGGCCAGCGCGCACCGTAGGCAGGCCGATCTGCGCACCATCGAGGCGGTGGCCCGGAAGGTCTTCGTGCCCCTCACGGTCGGTGGCGGCATCCGCTCCCTCGAGGACATGCACGCCGTGCTCGACGCCGGCGCCGAGAAGATCTCCCTCGACTCCATGGCCGTACGCGATCCGGAGATCATCGCCCAGGGGTCCAAGGAGTTCGGCCGCCAGTGCATGGTTCAGTCCATGCAGGTCAAGCGGGTTCCCGTGACACCGGAGATCCCCAGTGGCTACGAGGTGTTCATCGACGGCGCCCGCGTGGCGACGGGGCTGGACGCGGTGCAGTGGGCGAAGCGCGGCGAGGAACTCGGCGCCGGCGAGATCGTGGTCAACTCCATCGACCAGGACGGCACGCACGAGGGCTACGAGCTGAACATCACGGGCACCATCGCGCGAGCGGTGAACCTGCCGGTGATCGCGTCGGGCGGAGCCGGCTCCTCGGGGCACGTGGCGGCGGCCTTCAAGGAGGCGTCCGCCTCGGCGGCGATCATCAGTTCGCTGCTCTACTCCCCCCGCATGGAGCGCACGGTGTCCGTGCGCGAGGTCAAGGCGGATCTGACCAAGGCTCACGACCTGACGGTCAGGCCCTGCCCGTAG
- the hisH gene encoding imidazole glycerol phosphate synthase subunit HisH, protein MSYRDRPVVGVIDYQTGNSQSVQYALNFLGVPNRLMKTPDELTEIDRVILPGVGSAGTTMDYLNAAGWPSALHPKVVEGDMPFLGICVGLQVLFDSSAEQDAKCLGWLPGTVRPFDPETVRVPQMGWNQVRRASDHAFVAELPQDGHFYFVNSYYAEPADASDIAATTEYGVDFVSAVAKGNIMATQFHTEKSGPLGLDLLERFAKLPQEELC, encoded by the coding sequence ATGAGTTATCGCGACCGGCCGGTTGTCGGCGTGATCGACTATCAGACTGGGAACTCGCAGAGCGTGCAGTACGCGCTCAATTTCCTCGGTGTGCCGAATCGTTTGATGAAGACACCCGACGAACTCACCGAGATCGACCGCGTCATCCTGCCCGGAGTGGGCTCGGCAGGAACCACGATGGACTACCTGAACGCCGCCGGATGGCCTTCCGCGTTGCACCCGAAGGTAGTCGAGGGAGACATGCCCTTCCTGGGCATCTGCGTGGGCCTGCAGGTCCTTTTCGATTCGAGCGCGGAGCAGGACGCAAAATGCCTGGGCTGGCTTCCGGGAACGGTACGCCCATTTGACCCCGAGACTGTACGTGTGCCTCAAATGGGATGGAACCAGGTGCGCCGCGCGTCTGACCACGCCTTTGTGGCCGAACTTCCCCAGGACGGGCACTTCTACTTCGTCAACTCGTATTACGCGGAGCCGGCGGACGCCTCGGACATCGCCGCGACGACCGAATACGGAGTGGACTTCGTCTCCGCCGTGGCCAAGGGGAACATCATGGCCACTCAGTTCCACACGGAGAAGTCCGGTCCGCTCGGCCTGGACCTGCTCGAGCGTTTCGCGAAGCTTCCGCAGGAGGAACTGTGCTGA
- a CDS encoding phosphotransferase family protein: MRSLIKRVLSPAAVEKRLLESTGVGWRVERELTDGWFNAAYLVVASDGSSAVVKISPAADASVLRYERGILDTEAMFYRRVTEWGGVPTPELLHVEPDFLLVSTLEGDPWSRVAERLPDGARGMLLREIGGVVARLHALTSDEGRFGCPAPQAGLSSRDWRTAFTAMVEAILEDAERWESPLGVTRAEVLGFLEAGANALDEVRRPSLVHFDLWPGNIFIATGSPSGGDAPRLVGIIDHERAFWGDPVAELVSLEICGDIGPGSDFLSGYIDGGGRLEFTPATLGRLALYRLYFCLILVVECGPRGYTAEHLAWCRAKLDAAVGELRELTRL; encoded by the coding sequence ATGAGGAGCCTGATCAAGCGCGTACTGAGCCCGGCCGCCGTAGAGAAGCGACTGCTGGAGTCGACGGGAGTCGGCTGGCGAGTGGAGCGTGAGCTGACCGACGGCTGGTTCAACGCCGCCTATCTTGTCGTCGCGAGCGACGGGAGCTCGGCGGTCGTGAAGATATCCCCGGCCGCTGACGCTTCCGTTCTGCGGTACGAGCGCGGAATTCTGGACACCGAGGCGATGTTCTACCGCCGGGTAACAGAATGGGGTGGTGTTCCGACCCCCGAGTTGCTGCATGTGGAGCCCGACTTTCTGCTGGTATCGACGCTGGAAGGGGACCCGTGGAGCAGAGTGGCGGAGCGGCTTCCGGATGGCGCGCGAGGAATGCTTCTACGTGAAATCGGAGGCGTTGTCGCCAGGCTGCACGCCCTGACGTCGGACGAGGGCCGGTTCGGGTGTCCCGCTCCCCAGGCCGGCTTGTCCTCGAGGGATTGGCGCACGGCCTTCACCGCCATGGTGGAGGCGATCCTGGAGGACGCCGAGAGATGGGAGTCCCCGCTCGGCGTCACCCGAGCGGAAGTGCTGGGTTTCCTGGAGGCGGGAGCGAACGCACTCGACGAGGTCAGACGCCCCAGCCTTGTGCACTTCGATCTGTGGCCGGGAAACATATTCATAGCCACTGGATCCCCATCCGGCGGGGATGCGCCACGACTCGTCGGCATCATCGACCATGAAAGGGCCTTCTGGGGGGATCCGGTGGCAGAGCTGGTATCGCTGGAGATATGCGGAGACATCGGTCCGGGCAGCGATTTCCTTTCCGGATATATCGACGGCGGTGGCAGGCTGGAGTTCACGCCTGCCACCCTCGGTCGGTTGGCCCTGTATCGCCTGTATTTCTGTCTCATCCTGGTCGTCGAATGCGGGCCGCGTGGATACACCGCGGAACATCTGGCGTGGTGTCGCGCCAAGCTCGATGCGGCCGTCGGAGAGCTGCGCGAGCTCACTCGTCTCTGA
- a CDS encoding GMC oxidoreductase yields the protein MSEHASSPHSAPAPAPGISRRRLLGATAVATAALGGSLTGADQARAATSSASTTPSASSAPVAVTEQRERAVVVGTGFGGGVTALRLAQAGVSTLVLERGLRWRTGPNATTFCRFGNMDNRSAWLTDHSIVGNVEKTWTPFTGVLEAVEGNGMTAMCGAAVGGGSIMYHGMTLQPTKANFAMSLPLAADLYDELNQWAYPTVARMLGISTIPYDILATDAYKSSRLFQDVVPQAGLTPFKVPLPVDWSYVRGELQGRYEPTYTTSDIAFGVNNGGKHSVDVTYLAQAETTGLVRVAPLHVLRDLALDANSSNGSNQRWILSVDRIDTAGTVLERIRITADAVFLNAGSPGTTRLLVKARAKGLVPDLPDAIGTRWGNNGDRIYAWIGMDGDIGTQQGGPACVGGHAPDSPIPLTLVHAGSPVQVEGLKAMTVVGFGIVDAAGTWAYDADRDDAVLTWPSSGDAALQQLIAARMQAIAAAGGGIMLDTDAQGPSTWHALGGVPMGDAVDLSGRVLGHQGLYVLDGARIPGSTGACNPSMTIAALAEHSMRTIVREDLGRIF from the coding sequence ATGTCCGAGCATGCTTCCTCCCCCCACTCCGCTCCCGCTCCCGCTCCCGGCATCAGCCGCCGCAGACTGTTGGGCGCGACCGCGGTCGCCACGGCCGCCCTGGGCGGTTCCCTGACCGGCGCCGACCAGGCGCGAGCAGCGACCTCATCGGCGTCTACGACGCCTTCCGCGTCCTCGGCCCCCGTCGCCGTGACCGAGCAGCGCGAGCGGGCCGTCGTCGTAGGAACCGGTTTCGGCGGTGGAGTCACCGCGTTACGGCTGGCCCAGGCCGGGGTGTCCACCCTCGTCCTGGAGCGCGGACTGCGCTGGCGTACCGGCCCGAACGCGACCACGTTCTGCCGTTTCGGAAACATGGACAACCGTTCCGCCTGGCTGACCGACCACAGCATCGTCGGCAACGTCGAGAAGACGTGGACGCCCTTCACCGGGGTGCTCGAAGCGGTCGAGGGCAACGGCATGACCGCCATGTGCGGGGCCGCGGTCGGCGGCGGCTCGATCATGTACCACGGCATGACCCTCCAGCCGACCAAGGCCAACTTCGCCATGTCCCTGCCGCTCGCGGCGGACCTCTACGACGAGTTGAACCAGTGGGCCTACCCCACCGTCGCCCGGATGCTGGGCATCTCCACCATCCCCTACGACATCCTGGCCACGGACGCCTACAAGTCCTCCCGGCTGTTCCAGGACGTCGTCCCCCAGGCGGGCCTGACCCCGTTCAAGGTGCCGCTGCCCGTCGACTGGAGCTACGTCCGGGGCGAGTTGCAGGGCCGGTACGAGCCGACGTACACCACCAGCGACATCGCCTTCGGCGTGAACAACGGCGGGAAGCACTCCGTCGACGTCACCTACCTCGCCCAGGCGGAGACCACCGGTCTGGTCCGGGTCGCTCCGCTGCACGTGCTGCGCGACCTCGCCCTGGACGCGAACAGCTCGAACGGCTCGAACCAGCGCTGGATCCTGTCCGTCGACCGCATCGACACCGCCGGCACGGTCCTGGAACGGATCCGGATCACCGCGGACGCCGTGTTCCTCAACGCCGGCTCCCCCGGCACGACCCGCCTCCTGGTCAAGGCGCGCGCCAAGGGCCTCGTCCCCGACCTGCCCGACGCGATCGGCACACGGTGGGGCAACAACGGCGACCGTATCTACGCCTGGATCGGCATGGACGGCGACATCGGGACCCAGCAGGGCGGCCCGGCCTGCGTCGGCGGACACGCCCCGGACAGCCCCATCCCCCTCACCCTCGTCCACGCGGGGTCGCCCGTCCAGGTCGAGGGCCTCAAGGCGATGACCGTCGTCGGCTTCGGCATCGTCGACGCGGCGGGCACCTGGGCATACGACGCGGACCGCGACGACGCCGTACTGACCTGGCCGTCCTCCGGCGACGCCGCGCTGCAACAGCTGATCGCGGCCCGCATGCAGGCCATCGCCGCGGCCGGCGGAGGCATCATGCTCGACACCGACGCCCAGGGCCCCTCGACCTGGCACGCGCTGGGCGGCGTCCCCATGGGAGACGCGGTCGACCTCTCCGGCCGCGTCCTCGGCCACCAGGGCCTCTACGTCCTGGACGGCGCCCGGATCCCCGGCTCCACCGGCGCCTGCAACCCGTCCATGACCATCGCCGCCCTCGCCGAACACAGCATGCGCACCATCGTCCGCGAGGACCTCGGCCGCATCTTCTGA